One genomic region from Spirosoma sp. KCTC 42546 encodes:
- a CDS encoding helix-hairpin-helix domain-containing protein: protein MFNRLQSLIRDYFGFSHKEARGFSVLIFLTLLCLLIPFVYRFVADRKPIDTSLADARKLDSLVVLMQAEEAKQPQFGSRTDKDKTTAEHFSEPKLFQFDPNTISVAGWQQLGLPRWLADRIDKYRAKGGQFRKKEDLLRIYDFPPDLYDQLEPYITLKEATHSERPSNETSKPYSNEPYKPAERPAYAERPTFAERPAKPIPQPFDINTADTSQLIALKGIGATLAGRIVKFRDALGGFVSTEQFRDIYGLDSLALDELVKFGKIRSTVHKLPINTATAEELDRHPFLSRRQAQIIVNYREQHGAYTSAESLKPIRILDAKTIEKIAPYLEF from the coding sequence ATGTTCAATCGGCTCCAATCCCTCATTCGTGATTATTTTGGATTTTCGCACAAGGAGGCTAGAGGCTTCAGCGTACTGATCTTTCTGACGCTCCTTTGCCTACTAATTCCATTCGTTTATCGATTCGTTGCTGACCGAAAACCAATTGATACCTCCCTTGCCGATGCGCGTAAACTCGACAGTCTGGTAGTACTCATGCAGGCCGAAGAGGCTAAACAGCCACAGTTCGGTAGTCGGACGGATAAAGACAAAACCACTGCCGAGCACTTCAGCGAGCCCAAACTCTTCCAATTCGACCCTAACACGATCAGTGTAGCTGGATGGCAGCAATTAGGACTACCGCGCTGGTTAGCGGATCGCATCGATAAGTACCGCGCTAAAGGCGGGCAGTTTCGTAAGAAAGAAGATTTGCTCCGCATTTACGACTTCCCACCCGACCTCTATGATCAACTAGAGCCTTATATCACATTAAAAGAAGCAACACATTCAGAACGGCCGAGTAACGAGACCAGTAAGCCTTATAGCAATGAGCCTTACAAACCGGCCGAACGGCCAGCTTATGCAGAGCGGCCGACCTTTGCAGAACGGCCTGCCAAGCCCATTCCACAACCTTTCGACATTAACACAGCCGATACCTCCCAGTTAATTGCGCTGAAAGGCATTGGCGCTACCCTGGCCGGGCGCATCGTCAAGTTTCGGGATGCACTCGGCGGCTTCGTTTCGACGGAGCAGTTTCGGGATATCTATGGCCTTGACTCCCTTGCGCTCGACGAACTGGTGAAATTCGGCAAAATCCGGTCGACGGTTCACAAACTACCAATTAACACCGCCACGGCTGAGGAGCTGGATCGGCATCCGTTTTTGTCGCGTCGCCAGGCGCAAATCATTGTCAATTATCGTGAGCAACACGGTGCCTATACCTCGGCAGAGTCGCTTAAACCCATTCGGATACTAGATGCTAAAACCATCGAGAAGATTGCCCCGTATCTAGAATTTTGA
- a CDS encoding DUF3127 domain-containing protein, with translation MALELVGKLIKVLPEVSGQSQKGPWSKQEFVIETLDASYPKKVCLTAWGDKVADLKQYASGDTLKATFSAESREYNDRWYTELRAFRIELAEGDAGSAPARPAATQQPQSRPAPQSQPAAMSFNAAFDEESNDLPF, from the coding sequence ATGGCACTGGAATTAGTCGGAAAACTCATAAAAGTTCTGCCTGAAGTATCGGGGCAAAGCCAGAAAGGCCCTTGGAGTAAGCAGGAATTCGTTATCGAAACCCTTGATGCATCATACCCAAAAAAAGTATGCCTGACGGCTTGGGGTGATAAAGTAGCAGACCTAAAACAGTATGCTAGTGGCGACACATTAAAAGCTACATTTAGTGCTGAATCCCGCGAATATAATGATCGTTGGTATACTGAATTGCGAGCCTTCCGTATTGAACTAGCTGAAGGAGATGCTGGCTCGGCACCCGCTCGCCCTGCTGCGACTCAACAACCGCAGTCACGGCCAGCTCCGCAGAGTCAACCGGCTGCTATGTCGTTTAATGCAGCCTTTGATGAAGAAAGTAATGATTTGCCCTTCTAA
- a CDS encoding phage tail protein: MVPIVLIKPGGPQYPLISLSPLRGIAKGEQKIELLNVDTVNLTATSNAPISISIGDTVAVYGQLYTVNQLPAWKRLGEDQFEYDLSLEGPQYHLLRVIFFDTAVNGNGLSSSFSLTGNLQFFATILMSNLARVFGGAWGLGTVQVPGEVDENGTVGTPIDGDDTVTKNLTFENENCLSVLQRLCTEWGTEFSIEYRPNDAPNRVLHIKPAGQVLDFTVQYGQGKGLYELSRRSVSQTPFVTRAYIFGSSKNLPSGYRGFATRLQLPFAGSGTSSLNDSYIQNLDAVNAFGLIEGTQVFEEIYPHRTGTVGAATGQLTFTDPSIPFNPHAIDRYDVVNSQQIPHYQYLVPGLSVKVHFQTGSLAGYDFELVKFDAGTKTFTIKSFTDERGQVFPDPVESSPFRIAAGDTYVLTDIIMPNEYVQAAEAQLLAAGMQWLRENSTPSVEYSLTIDEMYLQKLAGDTGPVPIDNPPSFFAVGDQIRLVDTELAIDRYIRIIGFTRDVIRPYKYTLTLGDAPKVPLLARILAHQKDVVKVLNGNGLTDPVAAKPLTPEQIKAQLDQSIKNQLRPLAHATNYTLGIQPLPPGYTALINDQLVRHKLEVNVFQGTPDNLKQQLIAKLQAVGHKILL; encoded by the coding sequence ATGGTCCCGATTGTACTGATAAAACCGGGCGGGCCCCAGTATCCCCTGATTAGCCTATCTCCCTTACGCGGCATCGCCAAGGGGGAACAGAAGATCGAACTGCTCAACGTAGATACGGTGAACCTGACGGCCACGTCCAATGCGCCCATTAGCATCTCCATTGGGGATACGGTAGCGGTGTATGGTCAGCTGTACACGGTCAATCAACTGCCTGCCTGGAAGCGACTGGGTGAGGATCAGTTCGAATACGACTTGTCACTGGAGGGGCCACAGTACCATCTGCTTCGGGTTATTTTCTTTGATACGGCGGTGAACGGCAATGGCCTGTCGTCTAGTTTCTCACTAACGGGCAATCTTCAGTTTTTCGCCACCATCCTCATGTCCAATCTGGCCCGCGTATTCGGCGGTGCCTGGGGGCTGGGCACGGTGCAGGTACCCGGTGAAGTGGATGAAAATGGCACGGTCGGCACTCCCATTGATGGGGATGATACGGTGACCAAAAACCTCACCTTCGAGAATGAGAACTGTCTGTCGGTGCTGCAACGCTTATGCACCGAATGGGGCACGGAGTTTAGTATCGAATATCGGCCCAACGATGCGCCCAACCGGGTTTTGCACATCAAACCGGCCGGGCAGGTACTGGATTTTACAGTTCAATATGGACAGGGGAAGGGTTTATATGAACTAAGCCGCCGGTCGGTTTCTCAGACACCGTTTGTTACCCGTGCATACATATTTGGTAGTTCGAAAAACCTGCCCAGTGGCTACCGGGGGTTTGCTACCCGGCTGCAACTTCCGTTCGCCGGTTCGGGTACCTCCTCGCTGAACGATTCCTACATTCAGAATCTGGATGCGGTGAACGCGTTTGGGCTGATCGAAGGAACGCAGGTATTCGAGGAAATCTACCCGCACCGCACCGGTACCGTAGGGGCTGCAACGGGTCAGTTAACCTTCACGGACCCCAGTATTCCCTTCAACCCTCACGCCATCGACCGGTATGATGTGGTGAATAGCCAACAGATACCCCATTATCAGTATCTGGTACCGGGCCTGTCAGTGAAGGTTCATTTTCAGACGGGTAGTCTGGCGGGCTATGATTTTGAACTGGTCAAATTCGATGCAGGTACCAAGACCTTTACGATCAAATCCTTCACCGATGAACGGGGGCAGGTGTTCCCGGATCCGGTGGAAAGCTCACCGTTTCGGATTGCCGCTGGGGATACCTACGTACTGACGGATATCATCATGCCGAATGAGTATGTACAGGCGGCTGAGGCTCAACTTCTCGCTGCGGGCATGCAGTGGCTTCGTGAAAATAGTACGCCTTCCGTGGAATACAGCCTCACCATCGACGAGATGTATTTACAGAAACTAGCCGGGGATACGGGACCCGTTCCAATCGACAATCCGCCCAGTTTCTTTGCCGTGGGCGATCAGATACGCCTGGTCGATACGGAACTGGCTATTGATCGATATATAAGAATCATCGGTTTTACGCGCGACGTCATCCGGCCTTATAAGTATACGCTCACCCTGGGCGATGCGCCCAAAGTGCCTTTACTGGCTAGGATTCTGGCGCATCAGAAAGATGTGGTCAAGGTGCTGAATGGCAATGGGCTCACCGATCCGGTGGCCGCCAAGCCCCTGACCCCGGAGCAAATCAAGGCGCAACTCGATCAGAGCATCAAGAATCAGCTTCGACCGCTGGCGCATGCGACTAATTACACACTGGGCATTCAGCCCCTGCCGCCGGGTTACACGGCCCTGATCAATGATCAGCTGGTACGCCATAAGCTGGAGGTAAATGTATTTCAGGGTACGCCCGACAATTTGAAGCAGCAACTGATTGCGAAACTACAGGCCGTGGGCCATAAAATTCTATTATGA
- a CDS encoding phosphatase PAP2 family protein has protein sequence MIDTLNQLDIELFLWLNGRYMPWLDPIMIWITERNSWFPLYALLIGWLIYKYRKQAIGFLLTIIAAVAIGDQIASSVLKPLTHRLRPCHELAVQKLMHPVMECGGLYGFVSSHAATTFALATTLWLLLGKRYPWLLWGFLWAAIVSYSRIYVAAHYPLDVLAGTGVGVLSAQLAVFIFRWWLQRSERSAVEKKSFVD, from the coding sequence ATGATTGATACACTCAATCAGCTCGACATCGAGCTCTTCCTTTGGCTCAATGGTCGTTACATGCCCTGGCTGGACCCGATCATGATTTGGATAACGGAGCGGAACAGCTGGTTTCCGCTCTATGCTCTACTCATTGGCTGGCTGATTTATAAGTACCGAAAACAAGCAATCGGATTCTTACTTACAATTATCGCAGCCGTTGCCATCGGTGATCAGATAGCGTCATCGGTGCTTAAGCCCCTCACCCATCGGTTGCGGCCCTGCCATGAACTTGCAGTGCAAAAACTAATGCATCCAGTAATGGAATGTGGTGGTTTATATGGATTTGTGTCTTCACACGCGGCAACCACATTCGCGTTGGCAACTACACTCTGGCTGTTACTGGGCAAGCGGTACCCCTGGTTGTTATGGGGCTTTTTATGGGCCGCCATCGTATCGTATAGTCGAATTTATGTGGCCGCCCACTATCCACTCGATGTACTGGCAGGCACCGGTGTCGGCGTTTTGTCAGCCCAGTTAGCTGTCTTTATTTTCCGCTGGTGGCTACAGCGTTCTGAGCGCTCTGCTGTTGAGAAAAAGTCATTTGTCGACTAA
- the rlmD gene encoding 23S rRNA (uracil(1939)-C(5))-methyltransferase RlmD, producing the protein MRRKTHKTPERLASVRIDAVAAEGKCIVRTDEGVIFVENPTGGPGVAPGDVVDLRITNTKKQYREAVAERVHEWSPVRVEPFCEHFGTCGGCKWQHIQYSEQLGFKHQQVVDHLTRIGKVELPEIRPILPAHPTQYYRNKLEFTCAEGRWLTQREVSTRESIDQRAVGFHVPGRFDKVLPIHHCYLQPDPSNAIRQAVSDYVFQHDMTLYNLKTHTGYLRTLIIRTADTTHQVMVTLQVAQDNPEWLNGLLGHLQANFPQITSLNYILNTKKNDSYQDQEVMNWSGKPYIEEQMGEADGPPLTFRIGPKSFYQTNAQQAHNLYKITREWSGLTGHERVYDLYTGTGTIALFVARRARQVIGVEYVEASVADARVNAQVNGITNATFVAGDMRDILTDSFFDQHGRPEVVITDPPRAGMDEAVTRQLLKAAPDRIVYVSCNTATQARDLGILDEGYSVANVQPVDMFPHTHHVENVVLLRKRG; encoded by the coding sequence ATGCGTAGGAAGACTCATAAAACCCCCGAACGGTTGGCAAGCGTCCGAATTGATGCCGTGGCAGCCGAGGGAAAGTGCATTGTGCGTACCGACGAGGGCGTTATTTTCGTTGAAAACCCGACCGGTGGTCCGGGTGTGGCTCCCGGCGATGTTGTGGACCTGCGCATCACCAATACCAAAAAGCAGTATCGCGAAGCTGTTGCCGAACGTGTTCACGAGTGGTCGCCGGTGCGGGTTGAGCCATTTTGCGAACATTTTGGTACCTGTGGCGGCTGCAAGTGGCAGCATATTCAGTACAGTGAGCAACTGGGTTTCAAGCATCAGCAAGTGGTTGATCATCTGACGCGCATTGGTAAAGTAGAATTGCCTGAAATACGGCCAATTTTGCCTGCTCATCCTACGCAATACTATCGCAATAAGCTTGAGTTTACGTGCGCCGAAGGCCGATGGCTGACCCAGCGCGAGGTAAGCACCCGCGAGTCGATTGATCAGCGAGCCGTGGGTTTCCACGTGCCCGGTCGGTTCGATAAAGTGCTGCCTATTCATCATTGCTACCTCCAGCCCGATCCGTCTAACGCTATCCGGCAGGCGGTTTCGGACTATGTTTTTCAGCATGATATGACGTTGTATAATCTGAAAACGCATACGGGCTATTTACGAACGCTCATCATCCGCACTGCCGACACTACGCACCAGGTTATGGTAACGTTGCAGGTTGCTCAGGACAATCCGGAGTGGTTAAACGGCTTGCTCGGTCACTTACAAGCTAACTTTCCGCAGATTACGTCGCTAAACTATATTCTGAATACCAAGAAAAACGATAGCTACCAGGATCAGGAAGTCATGAACTGGTCTGGAAAACCCTACATCGAGGAGCAGATGGGGGAGGCCGATGGGCCGCCACTCACGTTCCGTATTGGCCCCAAATCGTTTTACCAAACCAATGCGCAGCAGGCCCACAACCTGTATAAAATCACCCGTGAATGGTCCGGACTAACGGGCCACGAACGAGTGTATGACTTGTATACCGGTACGGGTACAATTGCCCTGTTTGTGGCGCGTCGGGCGCGGCAGGTAATTGGAGTTGAATATGTGGAAGCTTCAGTAGCAGATGCGCGTGTCAATGCCCAGGTAAACGGAATCACAAATGCAACTTTCGTAGCAGGAGATATGCGCGATATTCTGACCGATAGCTTCTTTGACCAGCATGGTCGACCAGAGGTGGTCATTACGGATCCACCTCGTGCCGGAATGGACGAGGCCGTAACCCGCCAATTGCTGAAAGCCGCTCCCGATCGAATCGTGTATGTAAGTTGCAACACGGCTACTCAGGCCCGTGATCTGGGTATTCTGGACGAAGGCTATTCGGTAGCCAATGTACAACCGGTCGATATGTTTCCGCATACGCATCACGTAGAGAATGTAGTACTCTTGAGGAAAAGAGGGTGA
- a CDS encoding SDR family oxidoreductase, protein MKDKIVLITGASSGIGRALAFAFGREGANIVICSRTAQALQTVSDELRQAGINLLSVTADVSSEADVKQLIEQTISHFGRLDILINNAGISMRSMLIDTDPAVIQKVMDINFMGTVYATRYALPYIQATKGSIVGISSIAGYRGLPVRSGYSASKFAMNGFLEAVRTELLHTGVHVLTACPGFTASNIRVSALDAHGQAKGETMRDETSMMSAEECADHILRAVKNRKRELVLTTQGKFTVFMNKWLPGLMDKLVYNTLAKEKDSPLKK, encoded by the coding sequence ATGAAAGATAAAATTGTACTCATTACCGGTGCCTCATCGGGCATTGGCCGAGCATTAGCGTTTGCATTCGGGCGCGAAGGAGCCAACATAGTGATCTGTAGCCGTACGGCACAAGCCCTTCAAACCGTTAGCGATGAACTTCGCCAGGCAGGAATTAATCTACTTTCGGTAACAGCTGATGTAAGCAGTGAAGCTGATGTCAAGCAACTCATCGAACAGACTATTTCGCACTTCGGTCGGTTAGATATACTCATCAATAATGCGGGTATTAGTATGCGTTCCATGCTGATTGACACCGATCCGGCTGTTATTCAGAAAGTGATGGATATCAACTTTATGGGAACGGTATATGCCACCCGCTACGCCCTACCTTACATTCAGGCAACCAAGGGCTCTATTGTTGGCATTTCATCAATTGCCGGGTACCGGGGCCTACCCGTTCGGAGTGGCTATTCAGCCTCCAAGTTTGCTATGAACGGGTTTCTGGAAGCAGTTCGGACTGAATTGCTGCATACTGGTGTTCATGTACTGACTGCCTGCCCTGGTTTTACGGCCTCCAACATTCGTGTATCGGCTCTTGATGCACATGGTCAGGCAAAAGGTGAAACCATGCGTGATGAAACAAGTATGATGAGTGCCGAGGAATGCGCCGACCACATACTCAGAGCCGTAAAAAATCGAAAGCGAGAACTCGTCCTGACAACACAGGGAAAATTTACCGTCTTCATGAATAAATGGCTGCCTGGCCTGATGGACAAACTGGTTTACAATACATTGGCCAAGGAGAAGGACTCACCATTAAAAAAATAG
- a CDS encoding gliding motility-associated C-terminal domain-containing protein, whose product MLKLYRTLWIPLFLTSLLLVMSHFAQATHIVGGELELRYLGTQGFYTHRINLNLYFDAINGNPGANDAVVTVGVFAKRTNRFIGYVPLTRISSEPVAYTRLTCAVANLSTLLIRYSTDLTLDPNIFNDPGGYYMSWERCCRNGTIVNITNPGAAGSVFYLEFPAISSGQTNSSPVFTVPKGDYACIGQPFTLDFSAKDADGDSLTYTLVTPYNGFSTAAVPDPGALNQAQQPVFYSGPYTSIQWSNGISTANEIPGTAPLRVDSRSGLLSVTPDRAGLFVFSVEVGEYRNKKLIGVVRRDFQVLVVDCPKNNPPKLLFRPDGQKTFYTQGSVITIAEKDTNCLSLYITDIDPNQRISITNMSGSLPGLFLTPSVLFTRSTRDTLQANFCFGRCVGADGKPFTLIIRATDDGCPQGLSDTISIRLNIIPSLNHKPVAGTDLLNNQGKVTVGSSLTFNAFGNDIDNDNVTIQAVGRGFTLAQAGMSFGSASGLGKVSQPFSWKPTCAQATQTDYVVDFIVTDTRCNQNLRDTVTVRLAAIGIPSQPPSVRTTLAQPVVELTVSTADSIGRTIFDVLGNDPDRDTIRLIGTGRGFDVKAAGMNFTDKSGLPTLQSAFTWKPTCELMAGKSEATFIVDFVVDDRSCQPNHTDVTTVTFHVKNPSVNADVKVPNIFTPNGDGYNDYFAVKDLPENSCEEQFKRIDITNRWGATIFSSTDPKFRWYGNDSPVGTYYYLLLTTKRTFKGTVTLVR is encoded by the coding sequence ATGTTGAAACTGTACCGCACGTTATGGATACCCTTATTTTTAACCAGTTTACTCCTGGTTATGAGCCACTTTGCCCAGGCAACCCATATTGTTGGGGGCGAGTTAGAGCTGCGTTATTTGGGTACGCAGGGATTTTATACCCATCGCATTAACCTGAACTTGTATTTCGATGCCATCAACGGAAATCCCGGTGCCAATGATGCAGTCGTTACCGTTGGCGTTTTTGCGAAACGAACGAACCGATTTATTGGCTATGTTCCACTTACTCGTATCAGTAGCGAGCCCGTAGCTTATACAAGACTTACCTGTGCAGTTGCTAACCTGAGTACGTTGCTGATCCGGTATAGTACAGACCTAACCCTTGATCCCAACATTTTTAATGACCCAGGCGGCTATTATATGTCCTGGGAACGCTGTTGCCGAAACGGGACTATCGTTAATATTACAAACCCTGGCGCAGCCGGCTCCGTATTTTACCTGGAATTCCCGGCCATTTCCAGTGGGCAAACAAACTCATCACCGGTATTTACCGTCCCTAAAGGTGATTACGCCTGTATTGGACAGCCTTTTACACTTGATTTCAGTGCCAAGGATGCCGATGGTGATAGCCTGACTTACACCCTGGTCACGCCCTATAATGGCTTTAGTACAGCAGCTGTGCCTGATCCGGGCGCGTTAAATCAGGCACAACAGCCTGTTTTCTACTCGGGTCCTTATACGTCGATCCAATGGTCTAATGGCATCTCTACCGCGAATGAAATTCCGGGAACCGCCCCTCTGCGTGTCGATTCGCGCTCAGGACTGCTCAGTGTAACCCCTGATCGGGCCGGGCTATTTGTCTTCTCGGTCGAAGTGGGTGAGTATCGGAATAAAAAATTAATTGGCGTTGTTCGGCGTGATTTTCAGGTGCTGGTAGTGGATTGCCCGAAAAATAATCCACCCAAACTGTTGTTCCGCCCCGATGGCCAAAAAACCTTTTATACACAGGGAAGTGTAATTACCATTGCGGAAAAAGACACGAACTGCCTGAGCTTATACATAACTGATATTGACCCTAACCAGCGGATTAGCATTACCAACATGAGCGGATCGCTACCTGGGCTTTTCCTTACCCCAAGCGTTCTGTTTACCCGCTCAACCCGCGATACGTTACAAGCTAACTTTTGTTTCGGGCGATGCGTTGGGGCCGATGGCAAGCCTTTTACGCTGATTATCCGGGCAACAGATGACGGCTGTCCGCAAGGTCTGAGTGATACCATTAGTATTCGCCTGAACATAATTCCCTCCCTGAATCACAAACCTGTTGCCGGCACTGATCTACTGAATAATCAAGGAAAAGTTACGGTTGGCTCATCGCTTACGTTCAATGCCTTTGGGAACGACATCGACAATGACAACGTCACTATTCAGGCCGTTGGCCGCGGATTCACGCTGGCCCAGGCAGGTATGAGTTTCGGTTCAGCATCGGGTTTGGGCAAAGTATCACAGCCTTTTTCGTGGAAGCCCACCTGTGCTCAGGCTACCCAGACCGATTATGTGGTCGACTTTATTGTGACAGACACCCGATGCAACCAGAATTTGCGTGATACGGTCACGGTTAGGCTGGCGGCAATAGGCATCCCAAGCCAGCCACCGAGTGTACGAACCACGCTGGCTCAACCCGTAGTTGAGTTGACCGTTAGTACCGCCGACTCGATTGGCCGAACAATTTTCGATGTGTTGGGAAATGATCCCGACCGGGATACCATCCGACTAATCGGTACAGGACGGGGTTTCGACGTAAAAGCAGCGGGTATGAATTTTACGGATAAGTCAGGTCTGCCAACCCTTCAATCAGCCTTTACCTGGAAGCCCACCTGCGAGTTGATGGCTGGGAAATCGGAAGCTACGTTTATTGTTGATTTTGTCGTTGATGACCGCTCCTGCCAGCCAAACCATACGGATGTAACTACGGTTACGTTTCATGTCAAAAACCCATCGGTGAACGCCGACGTAAAGGTTCCGAATATATTTACTCCAAATGGCGACGGGTATAATGATTATTTTGCAGTGAAAGATCTGCCTGAAAACTCCTGTGAAGAACAATTCAAGCGAATAGACATTACGAACCGCTGGGGAGCTACGATCTTCTCATCAACCGATCCAAAATTCCGATGGTACGGCAACGACTCTCCAGTTGGTACTTACTACTACCTTCTCCTAACAACCAAACGAACCTTTAAGGGAACAGTAACGCTGGTGAGGTAG